In Nocardioides sp. JQ2195, a genomic segment contains:
- a CDS encoding ribose-5-phosphate isomerase, translated as MRVHLGSDHAGLELKDHLLNWLVEHDHEVVDHGPFVHDALDDYPVFCLRAAEGVAAEQAEGQGSLGVVIGGSGNGEQIAANKVKGVRSALVWSEETAVLAREHNDANVISVGGRMHSLEEMTRFVKVFLATPFSGEERHSRRIAQLATYETTGELPPLPESALRGPADA; from the coding sequence ATGCGCGTACACCTCGGCTCCGACCATGCCGGCCTCGAACTCAAGGACCACCTGCTCAACTGGCTGGTCGAGCACGACCACGAGGTCGTCGACCACGGACCCTTCGTCCACGACGCCCTCGACGACTACCCGGTGTTCTGCCTGCGCGCCGCAGAAGGTGTCGCCGCCGAGCAGGCCGAGGGCCAGGGCAGCCTCGGCGTCGTGATCGGTGGCTCCGGCAACGGCGAGCAGATCGCGGCGAACAAGGTGAAGGGCGTCCGCTCTGCACTGGTCTGGTCGGAGGAGACCGCCGTGCTCGCACGCGAGCACAACGACGCCAACGTCATCTCCGTCGGTGGCCGGATGCACTCGCTCGAGGAGATGACCCGCTTCGTCAAGGTCTTCCTGGCGACGCCGTTCTCGGGCGAGGAGCGCCACTCCCGCCGGATCGCCCAGCTGGCGACCTACGAGACCACCGGCGAGCTGCCGCCGCTGCCCGAGTCCGCCCTGCGCGGACCTGCGGATGCCTGA
- a CDS encoding Fpg/Nei family DNA glycosylase, protein MPEGHTLRRLANELGDAFAGRTVRVQSPTGRFAADAAHLDGSLLVGADSAGKHLFVEFAGERFIHIHLGLIGKLDVTTGAHELPAPLGQVRLRLFTGGEHPAYADLRGATRCDLVGAGRRDEVVAELGPDPLRADGDPDRAWRRISGSQRPIGDLLMDQSVIAGVGNVYRAEVLFRHRMHPLRPGRTLRRGQFRAIWDDLVQLMEYGVRTGRIDTVRPEHTPEQMGREPRKDDHGGEVYVYRRTQQPCHVCGTSIRTEPLVGRNSFWCPRCQPRFRSRAALQ, encoded by the coding sequence ATGCCTGAGGGACACACCCTTCGTCGGCTGGCCAACGAGCTCGGCGACGCCTTCGCGGGGCGGACGGTGCGGGTGCAGAGCCCCACCGGGCGCTTCGCGGCCGACGCCGCCCACCTGGACGGCAGCCTCCTGGTCGGCGCGGACTCTGCCGGCAAGCACCTCTTCGTGGAGTTCGCGGGCGAGCGCTTCATCCACATCCACCTCGGCCTGATCGGCAAGCTCGACGTGACCACCGGCGCGCACGAGCTGCCGGCGCCGCTCGGCCAGGTGCGCCTGCGCCTGTTCACCGGCGGCGAGCACCCGGCGTACGCCGACCTGCGCGGCGCGACGCGCTGCGACCTGGTCGGCGCCGGTCGCCGGGACGAGGTCGTCGCCGAGCTCGGCCCCGATCCGTTGCGCGCGGACGGCGATCCTGACCGGGCGTGGCGACGCATCTCCGGCAGCCAGCGGCCGATCGGCGACCTGCTGATGGACCAGTCCGTGATCGCCGGAGTGGGCAACGTCTACCGCGCCGAGGTGCTCTTCCGCCACCGAATGCACCCGTTGCGCCCGGGACGGACCCTGCGCCGAGGGCAGTTCCGGGCCATCTGGGACGACCTGGTCCAGCTGATGGAGTACGGCGTGCGCACCGGACGCATCGACACCGTGCGCCCCGAGCACACGCCGGAACAAATGGGTCGCGAACCTCGCAAAGACGACCACGGCGGCGAGGTGTACGTCTACCGTCGTACCCAGCAGCCATGCCATGTGTGCGGGACCAGCATCAGGACCGAACCTCTCGTCGGGAGGAACTCGTTCTGGTGTCCCCGCTGCCAACCACGATTTCGGTCGCGGGCGGCTCTACAGTGA
- a CDS encoding PP2C family protein-serine/threonine phosphatase produces the protein MTTSRPLSPRRRVRRTWARWRRAGLSTENLVLASLVGLTLVCAALYAAAPQMWPLTLVVLPMFLGGIFLGPRHLPWFLVFVLGVLSFAVTQQEDLQPRIVIGVVVLFLLGFITLLSSFRRSRLGVAGAQGESMLVDLRDRILSQGKLPKLPANWYAESALRSAGGSPFAGDFVVASRRPGEDRLDFVVVDVSGKGEDAGTRALLLSGAFGGLLGALSPAEFLPAANDYLLRQNWEEGFATAVHLNVDLSTGDFTVRTAGHPPAVQLLAGSGKWIVHQSEGPVLGLIEGAEFFEVHGRMRPGDAVLLYTDGLVETPTRDISMGIDKLQGQGERLLRMGFDNAARRLIESLGSHQDDRALLLLHRRWGPAHRPRPGF, from the coding sequence GTGACCACCTCACGCCCGCTCTCCCCGCGCCGGAGAGTCCGGCGTACGTGGGCACGATGGCGTCGCGCCGGCCTGTCCACCGAGAACCTCGTGCTGGCGAGCCTGGTCGGGCTGACCCTGGTCTGTGCCGCCCTCTACGCGGCCGCCCCCCAGATGTGGCCGCTGACGTTGGTCGTCCTGCCGATGTTCCTCGGGGGAATCTTCCTGGGACCCCGGCACCTCCCGTGGTTCCTGGTATTCGTCCTGGGCGTGCTCTCCTTCGCGGTGACCCAGCAGGAGGACCTGCAACCGCGCATCGTGATCGGTGTGGTGGTGCTGTTCCTGCTCGGGTTCATCACGCTGCTCTCCTCCTTCCGCCGCTCGCGCCTGGGCGTCGCCGGCGCCCAGGGCGAGTCCATGCTGGTCGACCTCCGGGACCGCATCCTCAGTCAGGGCAAGCTGCCGAAGCTGCCGGCCAACTGGTACGCCGAGTCAGCCCTGCGCTCGGCGGGCGGCTCGCCGTTCGCCGGTGACTTCGTCGTCGCCTCCCGGCGGCCGGGGGAGGACCGGCTGGACTTCGTGGTGGTCGATGTCTCCGGCAAGGGCGAGGACGCCGGGACCCGTGCCCTGCTGCTGTCCGGGGCCTTCGGTGGCCTGCTGGGTGCGCTCAGCCCGGCGGAGTTCCTCCCGGCGGCCAACGACTACCTCCTCCGGCAGAACTGGGAGGAGGGCTTCGCCACGGCAGTGCACCTCAACGTCGACCTGTCCACCGGCGACTTCACGGTGCGCACGGCCGGGCACCCGCCGGCGGTGCAGCTCCTGGCCGGATCCGGCAAGTGGATCGTGCATCAGTCCGAGGGGCCGGTGCTCGGGCTCATCGAGGGTGCGGAGTTCTTCGAGGTCCACGGGCGGATGCGTCCCGGGGACGCCGTCCTGCTCTACACCGACGGACTCGTCGAGACGCCCACGCGAGACATCAGCATGGGCATCGACAAGCTCCAGGGCCAGGGCGAGCGCCTCCTGCGCATGGGCTTCGACAATGCGGCCCGTCGCCTGATCGAGTCACTCGGCTCACACCAGGACGACCGCGCGCTGCTGCTCCTGCACCGCCGCTGGGGGCCGGCGCACCGACCGCGTCCGGGGTTCTGA
- the tig gene encoding trigger factor, translated as MKSAVETLSPTRAKLTVEVPFEELKPSLDAAYKNIAQQINVPGFRRGKVPPAVIDRQVGRGAVLDQAINEVLPQKYMQALQENELEPLAQPEIEVTKLEDNDTLEFTAEVDIKPDFEVPAYDGVEAEVDDIEVTDADVEEQVQALRERFGTLKTVERAAADGDFVTLDLKASQDGQVLEGAEVAGMSYQVGRGGMLDGLDEALVGMAAGDTKTFDSELVGGDLVGQAVEVEVSVGQVQEQELPEVDDEFAQLASEFDTVDEFNGDVRERLTRGKRLEQAAEARDAVLEKLLEQVSIPLPDTLVTEELNARRQSVEQQLMQIGQTMEKYLEDENQTVEEFESDLDRRVRDAITAQFILDDIAKKEELGVDQQELSEHLVRRAQQSGQDPQEFANHMFEHNHIPDLVQEILRGKALATIVESATVKDKSGDVVDLKNLRPDGTIGEPEPEAPVEAEAAPAEDAADEA; from the coding sequence GTGAAGAGCGCCGTCGAGACCTTGAGCCCCACCCGGGCCAAGCTGACCGTCGAGGTGCCCTTCGAGGAGCTCAAGCCGAGCCTCGACGCGGCGTACAAGAACATCGCCCAGCAGATCAACGTGCCGGGGTTCCGTCGCGGCAAGGTCCCGCCGGCCGTGATCGACCGCCAGGTCGGCCGCGGAGCGGTCCTCGACCAGGCGATCAACGAAGTGCTGCCGCAGAAGTACATGCAGGCGCTCCAGGAGAACGAGCTGGAGCCGTTGGCCCAGCCGGAGATCGAGGTGACCAAGCTCGAGGACAACGACACGCTCGAGTTCACCGCCGAGGTCGACATCAAGCCCGACTTCGAGGTTCCGGCCTACGACGGTGTCGAGGCGGAGGTCGACGACATCGAGGTCACCGATGCTGACGTCGAGGAGCAGGTGCAGGCGCTGCGCGAGCGCTTCGGCACCCTCAAGACCGTCGAGCGCGCGGCCGCTGACGGCGACTTCGTCACGCTCGACCTCAAGGCCAGCCAGGACGGCCAGGTGCTCGAGGGCGCCGAGGTGGCCGGCATGAGCTACCAGGTCGGTCGGGGCGGCATGCTCGACGGCCTCGACGAGGCTCTGGTCGGCATGGCCGCCGGCGACACCAAGACCTTCGACTCCGAGCTGGTCGGTGGCGACCTGGTCGGCCAGGCCGTCGAGGTCGAGGTCAGCGTCGGTCAGGTCCAGGAGCAGGAGCTCCCCGAGGTCGACGACGAGTTCGCCCAGCTGGCCTCCGAGTTCGACACCGTCGACGAGTTCAACGGCGACGTCCGCGAGCGGCTGACCCGTGGCAAGCGTCTCGAGCAGGCCGCCGAGGCCCGCGACGCGGTGCTGGAGAAGCTGCTCGAGCAGGTCTCGATCCCGCTTCCCGACACCTTGGTCACCGAGGAGCTGAACGCGCGCCGCCAGAGCGTCGAGCAGCAGCTCATGCAGATCGGTCAGACCATGGAGAAGTACCTCGAGGACGAGAACCAGACCGTCGAGGAGTTCGAGTCAGACCTCGATCGCCGGGTCCGCGACGCGATCACCGCGCAGTTCATCCTCGACGACATCGCGAAGAAGGAGGAACTCGGCGTCGACCAGCAGGAGCTCTCCGAGCACCTGGTCCGTCGTGCGCAGCAGTCCGGCCAGGACCCGCAGGAATTCGCGAACCACATGTTCGAGCACAACCACATCCCCGACCTCGTGCAGGAGATCCTGCGCGGCAAGGCGCTGGCCACGATCGTCGAGTCGGCGACCGTCAAGGACAAGTCCGGCGACGTCGTCGACCTGAAGAACCTGCGTCCCGACGGCACCATCGGTGAGCCCGAGCCCGAGGCCCCCGTCGAGGCCGAGGCTGCTCCGGCCGAGGACGCCGCCGACGAGGCCTGA